One Candidatus Babeliales bacterium DNA window includes the following coding sequences:
- a CDS encoding Rne/Rng family ribonuclease, with amino-acid sequence MAKKILINNELWQTRVALLNDNKLQDIYFDTKSKEDLERCYFKGRITKVLPGIQTAFVDIGHSKSGFLHITEVDRSLATEKISEFLQLEDEEELSKRELKSSLDISKIFTEGEDVLVQVIKEPIHEKGAKLTTCFTLPGKFVVLMPNIPQIGVSKKIEDRDERTRLKEIVAQCVPEGMGAIARTTAEGRQQKAIEKDIEVLISTWKSVQKKFAKAKPGEKIHEDLSLSLRTVRDHLDDDVEAVITDDQQDQEKIMSVVKALTPEFANRIRFYGDHPPLFDKFDIEKQIEKALQKKVQLKSGGSLIIESTEAMTVVDVNTGKFTGSNNMEDTILKTNLEAAEEIATQLRLRNIGGLIVIDFIDMANQGNRQKLSRHFEKMLHERDKYQSVTLKVSEFGIIQMTRKRSGKTLVQQLMHVCQTCHGSGAVKSTSTLSFELLQEFSKEIVRKGIKDSIVLSIPLKVFDYLIHHEYKSILQLEKRLGVKIVLESNEDLEGNHFQINKV; translated from the coding sequence ATGGCAAAAAAAATTCTTATCAACAACGAGCTTTGGCAAACTCGCGTTGCCCTTTTAAATGACAATAAGTTACAGGATATTTACTTTGATACCAAAAGCAAAGAAGATCTGGAGCGCTGTTATTTTAAAGGCCGCATTACCAAAGTTTTGCCAGGCATCCAAACTGCTTTTGTTGATATCGGACATAGCAAATCTGGCTTCTTGCACATTACCGAAGTAGACCGCTCACTGGCAACTGAAAAAATTTCAGAATTTTTGCAACTGGAAGATGAGGAAGAGCTGAGCAAACGCGAGCTCAAATCATCACTGGATATCAGCAAAATATTTACCGAAGGCGAAGACGTTTTGGTACAAGTTATTAAAGAACCAATTCACGAAAAAGGCGCCAAGCTAACCACTTGTTTTACCTTGCCTGGTAAATTTGTGGTACTCATGCCTAATATTCCACAAATTGGCGTTTCAAAAAAAATTGAAGACCGCGACGAGCGCACACGCTTAAAAGAAATTGTTGCACAATGCGTTCCTGAAGGTATGGGCGCTATCGCACGCACCACCGCAGAAGGCCGCCAACAAAAAGCAATTGAAAAAGATATTGAAGTTTTAATCTCAACTTGGAAATCGGTCCAAAAAAAGTTTGCCAAAGCAAAGCCTGGCGAAAAGATTCACGAAGATCTTTCTCTGTCATTGCGTACCGTGCGCGACCACTTGGACGACGATGTTGAAGCGGTTATTACCGACGATCAGCAAGACCAAGAAAAAATTATGAGTGTGGTCAAAGCCCTAACGCCTGAATTTGCCAACCGCATCCGCTTTTATGGCGACCACCCGCCCCTGTTTGATAAATTTGATATTGAAAAGCAAATTGAAAAAGCGCTGCAAAAGAAGGTACAACTCAAGTCGGGCGGTTCGTTGATTATTGAATCTACCGAGGCGATGACGGTTGTGGACGTTAACACTGGCAAGTTTACCGGTTCCAACAATATGGAAGACACCATTTTGAAAACCAACTTGGAAGCAGCTGAAGAAATTGCCACACAACTGCGCCTGCGCAACATTGGCGGTCTTATTGTTATCGACTTTATTGATATGGCTAACCAAGGTAACCGCCAAAAGCTTTCTCGCCATTTTGAAAAAATGTTACACGAGCGTGACAAATACCAGTCAGTTACCTTAAAAGTCTCAGAATTTGGTATTATTCAAATGACGCGTAAACGCTCTGGCAAAACATTGGTACAGCAGCTGATGCATGTGTGCCAAACGTGTCATGGCAGCGGCGCAGTTAAATCTACTTCAACACTCAGTTTTGAGTTGTTGCAAGAATTTAGCAAAGAGATTGTACGCAAAGGAATAAAAGATTCTATCGTTTTGAGCATTCCGCTCAAGGTGTTTGACTATCTGATTCATCATGAGTATAAATCAATTTTGCAGCTTGAAAAAAGACTTGGCGTTAAAATTGTTTTAGAAAGTAATGAAGATCTTGAAGGCAACCACTTTCAGATTAATAAAGTTTAA
- the gatB gene encoding Asp-tRNA(Asn)/Glu-tRNA(Gln) amidotransferase subunit GatB produces the protein MSAQTKGILEKYPSYQATIGIEVHVQLKTKSKIFCGCSNNFGDEPNSNICQVCAGYPGTLPVLNKKVVDFAIMAGLAADCSITPKTDFARKHYMYPDLPKNYQVTQDDNPICQHGHITIELEDGSEKQIRILRMHMEEDAGKNIHTTLGTSLVDLNRAGTPLLEIVSQPDIANAQEARAYLMRLRSIVQYLGISDADMEKGSFRADVNISVKKKEATQLGTRVEVKNINSFKYIGQAIDYEIERHITMLETGEKMRMETRLWDSKNNKTFFMRSKEETADYRYFTEPDLPLIVIDNAWIENLRKQLPELPHHKLARFQKEYGLSAYEAAILVDTQERADFFEQAAKSGAPAKPIANWMLRNLLSFLNESKLSLNESPVTPQHLAALVNEIEQGTINNKIAQDVFAEMAATGKMPAVIIEEKDLKQVGSSDELEAIVKKIVEDNPDSVAKLKAGQDRVLGFFVGQVMKATQGKANPVVINELLKKYLG, from the coding sequence ATGTCAGCCCAAACAAAAGGCATTTTAGAAAAATATCCCTCATACCAAGCAACTATTGGTATTGAAGTGCATGTCCAACTCAAAACAAAATCTAAAATATTTTGTGGTTGTTCCAACAATTTTGGCGACGAACCAAATAGTAACATCTGCCAGGTATGCGCCGGCTACCCAGGTACCCTGCCCGTACTCAACAAAAAAGTTGTCGACTTTGCTATTATGGCAGGCCTAGCCGCAGATTGCTCCATAACGCCAAAAACTGACTTTGCACGCAAGCACTACATGTACCCTGACTTGCCCAAAAATTACCAAGTAACACAAGACGACAATCCAATTTGCCAACATGGGCATATCACCATTGAGCTTGAAGATGGCTCTGAAAAACAGATTCGCATCTTGCGCATGCACATGGAAGAGGATGCGGGTAAAAATATCCACACTACCTTGGGCACCAGCCTGGTAGATTTAAACCGTGCGGGCACGCCACTGCTAGAAATTGTTAGCCAACCAGACATTGCTAACGCACAAGAAGCACGCGCTTATTTAATGCGTTTGCGCTCAATAGTACAATATCTTGGCATCAGCGATGCCGACATGGAAAAGGGATCATTCCGTGCCGACGTTAACATTTCGGTAAAAAAGAAAGAAGCTACGCAGCTTGGCACGCGCGTTGAAGTTAAAAATATCAATTCGTTTAAATACATTGGCCAAGCAATTGATTATGAAATTGAACGGCACATTACCATGCTTGAAACGGGCGAAAAAATGCGTATGGAAACGCGCCTGTGGGACAGCAAAAATAATAAAACATTCTTCATGCGCTCAAAAGAAGAAACGGCAGACTATCGGTACTTTACTGAACCCGACTTGCCATTAATCGTTATTGACAATGCGTGGATTGAAAATTTGCGTAAACAACTTCCTGAGCTGCCACACCACAAGCTTGCGCGCTTTCAAAAAGAATATGGCCTTTCAGCGTACGAAGCCGCTATCTTGGTTGACACGCAAGAACGCGCCGACTTCTTTGAGCAAGCCGCAAAATCAGGCGCGCCAGCAAAGCCAATTGCAAACTGGATGCTGCGCAACTTATTAAGCTTTTTAAATGAAAGCAAACTGTCATTGAATGAAAGCCCGGTAACCCCTCAACATTTGGCAGCGTTGGTCAACGAGATTGAACAAGGCACCATCAACAACAAAATTGCTCAAGATGTTTTTGCTGAAATGGCAGCAACCGGCAAAATGCCTGCGGTTATTATTGAAGAAAAAGATTTAAAACAAGTAGGCTCTAGCGATGAGCTTGAAGCAATCGTTAAAAAGATTGTTGAAGATAACCCAGACTCAGTTGCCAAACTGAAAGCCGGCCAAGACCGCGTACTTGGTTTCTTTGTGGGCCAAGTTATGAAAGCCACGCAAGGAAAAGCAAACCCCGTGGTTATTAATGAGTTATTGAAAAAGTATTTGGGATAA
- a CDS encoding putative addiction module antidote protein, whose protein sequence is MKKITKKSRHIDYHERLIEDLKDPIEAIAYLNAALMDEDPRIFLIAVRNVIEAHGMSIADIAEQTNLNRENLYRTLSSKGNPKLTSIIPILNSLGLNLAIQPYKK, encoded by the coding sequence ATGAAAAAAATAACAAAAAAAAGCAGGCATATTGATTATCATGAAAGATTGATTGAAGATCTAAAAGACCCAATAGAGGCAATTGCATACCTTAACGCTGCGCTCATGGACGAAGACCCTCGCATCTTCTTAATAGCCGTGAGAAATGTTATTGAAGCACATGGCATGAGCATCGCTGATATTGCAGAGCAAACCAACTTAAATAGAGAAAATCTCTATCGCACGCTCTCATCAAAAGGGAACCCCAAATTAACAAGTATCATTCCAATACTCAACTCACTCGGCTTGAATTTAGCAATTCAACCATACAAAAAATAG
- a CDS encoding CYTH domain-containing protein, whose protein sequence is MRRLVTAISFAILVQFGAVYADSPSIDKIAGKSLVAMSEYEQIRFWELKHRVIEIIVQQGTISNGDSSDAMVLHLLSAVLMNAESAQGAVDAWRLLARNKEHAVSSKHRPVLALGKDDIEQLYHAVRVLISDTGKIDQDLALRCEQHKNFDALQRSSQPTERNFNQLKKVGICSSVLPEFVPVLKECCQNAPDLPLLDQLKNQRILTVNGLANSKVAFMIHDLFDHFWLLCKLEEYGFLARYKDFFNGLGDFVSKDIFSRESEIVSSIGFEYRLFLVSNDYQPLFSLQDIKNILLQAKIHGLSTNNQDRALVMLTTVFGNKEAAKALEIIYSGVIVELMEQRRKDGCIKLVNNNTALDAFDPEYTAFIVETCALLLSDALKAQDVILRIALCAEEYLRDVAIGRVSGPLVATMDVCEGDYKRALPDKVAAWFAQNIGFAGTREILSNKKITQREAVMDALAIEYEIRFTIEPEEFKKLLAERGATLLVANRLMKRKTFELGANSWGRVRDEGNCVTMTIKRLSDGTKIEGVSEIEIKIDNFAKGCLLLESLGLKAKSYQENYREEWSFMNCTLAIDQWPGLPTFVEIEGDSAERVHDACRVLGLNTSEGFFGSIDLMYERFLSIEPAMFNRLPLVTFESFSKNDRQLLDKN, encoded by the coding sequence ATGCGGAGATTAGTAACAGCAATATCCTTTGCAATTCTTGTACAGTTTGGTGCTGTATATGCTGATTCACCAAGCATTGATAAAATTGCTGGCAAATCACTTGTTGCTATGAGTGAGTATGAACAAATTCGATTCTGGGAGCTTAAGCATCGCGTAATTGAGATCATTGTACAGCAGGGTACCATTTCTAATGGTGATTCATCTGATGCAATGGTTTTGCATTTATTGAGTGCGGTTTTAATGAATGCAGAAAGTGCGCAAGGTGCTGTTGATGCGTGGCGTCTTTTGGCAAGAAATAAAGAACATGCGGTATCTTCTAAACACCGCCCTGTGCTTGCGCTTGGCAAAGATGATATTGAGCAACTTTATCATGCGGTAAGAGTTTTGATCAGTGATACTGGTAAGATTGATCAAGATCTTGCTCTTCGTTGTGAACAACATAAAAATTTTGATGCTCTACAACGTAGCTCTCAACCAACAGAGCGCAATTTTAATCAACTCAAAAAAGTGGGTATTTGCAGCAGTGTTCTGCCCGAATTTGTGCCTGTATTAAAAGAATGCTGTCAAAACGCGCCAGATTTGCCTCTGCTTGACCAACTCAAGAATCAAAGAATTTTAACGGTGAACGGTCTTGCAAATTCCAAAGTAGCCTTTATGATACATGATCTATTTGATCACTTTTGGCTTCTTTGTAAGCTTGAAGAGTATGGTTTTTTGGCCAGGTATAAAGATTTTTTTAATGGGCTTGGTGATTTTGTATCAAAAGATATTTTTTCACGCGAAAGTGAAATCGTTTCATCAATTGGCTTTGAGTATCGTCTTTTTCTTGTTTCCAATGATTATCAACCATTGTTTTCTCTTCAAGATATAAAAAATATTTTATTGCAAGCAAAGATACATGGTTTGTCAACTAATAACCAAGATCGTGCTTTGGTTATGTTGACAACTGTTTTTGGCAATAAAGAGGCAGCAAAAGCTTTGGAAATTATTTATAGCGGTGTGATTGTAGAATTGATGGAGCAGCGAAGAAAAGATGGTTGTATTAAATTAGTAAACAATAATACAGCTCTAGATGCCTTTGATCCAGAATATACCGCATTTATTGTTGAGACGTGTGCCTTATTATTGAGTGATGCTCTAAAAGCCCAAGATGTTATTCTTCGTATTGCCTTGTGTGCGGAAGAATATTTGCGTGATGTTGCAATTGGTCGGGTTTCTGGTCCATTGGTTGCTACGATGGATGTTTGTGAAGGTGATTATAAGCGTGCGCTTCCTGATAAGGTTGCTGCTTGGTTTGCACAGAATATTGGTTTTGCAGGTACGCGAGAAATATTATCAAATAAAAAAATCACACAAAGAGAGGCGGTTATGGACGCATTGGCTATTGAATATGAAATCAGATTTACTATTGAGCCTGAAGAATTTAAAAAATTATTGGCAGAGCGAGGGGCAACGCTTCTTGTTGCCAACCGGTTGATGAAGCGTAAAACTTTTGAACTGGGCGCAAACAGTTGGGGTCGTGTTCGTGATGAAGGTAATTGCGTTACCATGACTATTAAGCGACTGTCTGATGGTACAAAAATAGAAGGTGTTTCTGAAATAGAAATAAAGATTGATAACTTTGCAAAAGGCTGTCTGCTCTTAGAAAGTCTTGGTCTTAAGGCTAAATCGTACCAAGAGAATTATCGTGAAGAGTGGAGTTTCATGAATTGCACACTTGCTATTGATCAATGGCCGGGGTTGCCTACTTTTGTAGAAATTGAAGGCGACAGTGCTGAGCGTGTTCATGATGCATGTCGTGTGCTGGGCTTGAATACGAGCGAAGGCTTTTTTGGCAGTATAGATCTGATGTATGAGCGGTTTTTGAGTATTGAGCCGGCTATGTTTAACCGGTTGCCGCTCGTAACATTTGAAAGCTTTTCAAAAAATGACAGACAATTGTTAGATAAAAATTAA
- a CDS encoding trypsin-like peptidase domain-containing protein has product MNDQQNAVVQVLVQAAAFNWAEPYRAPDGSSAYGSGFFIDELGHLVTNYHVVSQAISIEFYLPSFGKEQFQAKIVGVCPTRDVALLKATDESIERIKKTLGSVPFLNLGDSDTVVRTQEVITLGFPLGQDAIKSTQGIVSGRQHIMGESFIQITAALNPGSSGGPTVDKDNNVIGINTSIVPEAQNVGYIIPISDIKGVIEDLHNVMLLRTPRLGCELNYGSNEMLEYLGNPQPGGLYVSRVYKNTLLDKAGMQEGDMLYHIGGHELDMYGEAREPWSEGKVSLTALLNRFRIGQKIPLLVYRSGKKIETTVSFDLQEPLPIRMVFPELEKIEIEMLGGIIVMPLTMNHIMFFAELNPFLVDFNRREMQEEPRVLVTSILPNTQAYNGRTLFPGDVIEEINGKKVRTLEDFRAAIQLDSKFLRIKTHNRKLVVFSASKIIEEHEGLIRAQGAQEEKDRN; this is encoded by the coding sequence ATGAATGATCAGCAAAATGCCGTTGTACAGGTACTGGTACAGGCGGCTGCATTTAACTGGGCAGAGCCATATCGCGCACCAGACGGTTCAAGTGCCTATGGCAGTGGTTTTTTTATTGATGAGCTTGGCCATTTAGTAACCAATTATCATGTGGTTTCTCAGGCTATTAGTATAGAATTTTACTTGCCTTCATTTGGCAAAGAACAATTTCAGGCAAAGATTGTTGGGGTGTGCCCCACGCGTGATGTCGCGCTGCTTAAAGCAACCGACGAGTCGATAGAAAGAATTAAAAAGACGCTCGGCAGTGTTCCCTTTTTAAATCTGGGTGACTCAGACACAGTTGTGCGTACGCAAGAAGTTATTACCCTTGGTTTTCCGCTTGGGCAAGATGCTATCAAGAGTACGCAAGGTATTGTGAGTGGTCGTCAACACATTATGGGCGAGTCGTTTATTCAAATTACGGCTGCACTCAACCCCGGTAGCTCGGGCGGGCCTACGGTAGACAAAGATAATAATGTGATTGGTATTAATACTTCAATTGTGCCTGAAGCGCAAAACGTTGGGTATATTATTCCCATCAGCGACATCAAAGGTGTTATTGAAGATTTGCATAATGTTATGTTGTTGCGCACGCCACGTCTTGGCTGCGAGCTCAATTATGGTTCTAATGAAATGCTGGAATATCTTGGCAACCCGCAGCCTGGTGGTTTGTATGTTTCTCGCGTGTACAAAAATACGCTGTTAGATAAAGCGGGCATGCAAGAGGGTGATATGCTGTATCACATTGGCGGCCATGAGTTAGATATGTACGGCGAGGCGCGTGAGCCATGGAGTGAAGGTAAAGTTTCTTTGACCGCGTTGCTTAACCGCTTTCGTATTGGCCAAAAAATTCCCCTTCTTGTCTATCGCTCAGGTAAAAAAATAGAAACAACCGTTTCATTTGATCTTCAAGAGCCGCTGCCTATTCGTATGGTTTTTCCTGAACTTGAAAAGATTGAAATTGAAATGCTGGGCGGCATTATTGTGATGCCATTAACAATGAATCACATTATGTTTTTTGCAGAGCTTAATCCCTTTTTGGTTGATTTCAATCGACGAGAAATGCAAGAAGAGCCGCGTGTTTTGGTGACATCAATATTGCCTAACACGCAGGCTTACAATGGTCGCACGCTTTTCCCTGGCGATGTTATTGAAGAGATTAATGGCAAGAAGGTGCGTACGCTCGAAGATTTTCGTGCAGCAATTCAGCTGGACAGTAAATTTTTGCGCATAAAAACGCATAACCGTAAGTTGGTTGTTTTTTCTGCGTCAAAGATTATTGAAGAGCATGAAGGGTTGATCAGAGCGCAGGGTGCTCAAGAAGAGAAAGATAGAAATTAA
- a CDS encoding trypsin-like peptidase domain-containing protein, translating to MRKKISTWLLLTVVASLFVNDLAFARKRTVDVPKDPEIPVAPNWRQVQKRAKDTVVQVFVETAAFNWKEPFKSPKQGRAWGTAFLIDDKGHMISNYHVIDESVAIKIQLPSLGKERFDVNVVGICPERDIALLKLTDSAREKIVEALGTLPFLNFGDSDKVVRTQEVLALGYPLGQEKLKSTQGIVSGREGLWGESYIQITAPINSGNSGGPSLNADGDVIGINTATISKAQNVGYIIPVNDVMNMIDALYLTKLLHKPVLGGKFNNGSKDMLEFFNNPLPGGLYMARVYQNTLLEKAGLQEGDMLYGINEHVLDLYGEANVSWSEDKVPLVSLLNRFKLKQKLTLNFYRRGKKMSVSFDFTLQEPLPIRKFYPGYETIDYEIIGGMVVMELTQNHLDIFELPSLVKYHRRENQSKPRLILTHIFNNSATQRARVLEIGDIVEEVNGEKVYTLKDFRRAVMQNKDFLSVKTESKRFMVLAIETVVQEEAKLASTNFYKKSQLVQELEA from the coding sequence ATGAGAAAAAAAATTAGTACGTGGCTACTTTTAACTGTGGTAGCCAGTCTTTTTGTTAACGATTTAGCATTCGCGCGTAAGCGCACAGTAGACGTGCCAAAAGATCCAGAAATCCCTGTTGCGCCAAACTGGCGCCAGGTACAAAAGCGTGCCAAAGATACCGTGGTGCAAGTGTTTGTTGAAACGGCTGCATTTAACTGGAAAGAGCCCTTTAAATCTCCCAAACAAGGTAGAGCGTGGGGAACCGCTTTTTTAATTGACGATAAAGGTCATATGATTTCAAATTATCATGTGATTGACGAAAGTGTTGCTATAAAAATTCAGCTGCCTTCGCTGGGTAAAGAGCGTTTTGATGTTAATGTGGTAGGCATTTGTCCTGAGCGCGATATTGCGTTGCTCAAACTAACCGACAGTGCGCGCGAAAAAATTGTTGAAGCACTTGGTACGTTGCCATTTTTAAATTTTGGTGATTCAGACAAAGTAGTACGTACGCAAGAAGTGCTAGCGCTTGGTTACCCGCTGGGCCAAGAAAAACTCAAGAGTACACAAGGCATTGTGAGTGGGCGTGAGGGGTTGTGGGGTGAGTCGTACATTCAAATAACCGCGCCAATCAATTCTGGCAACTCTGGCGGGCCGTCGCTTAATGCCGATGGCGATGTGATTGGCATTAATACGGCCACTATTTCCAAAGCGCAAAATGTTGGCTACATAATTCCGGTCAATGACGTGATGAACATGATTGATGCCTTGTACTTGACTAAGTTATTGCACAAGCCCGTTTTGGGTGGCAAGTTTAACAATGGCAGCAAAGATATGTTGGAGTTTTTCAACAACCCTTTGCCTGGGGGGCTTTATATGGCGCGCGTTTACCAAAACACGTTGCTAGAAAAGGCAGGCCTTCAAGAAGGCGATATGCTCTACGGTATTAACGAACATGTGCTGGATTTGTACGGTGAGGCAAATGTTTCGTGGAGTGAAGACAAAGTGCCTCTCGTTTCGCTTTTAAATCGCTTTAAATTAAAACAAAAACTTACGCTGAATTTTTACCGTCGTGGAAAAAAAATGAGTGTATCGTTTGATTTTACCTTGCAAGAGCCGTTGCCCATTCGTAAGTTTTACCCAGGCTATGAAACAATTGATTATGAAATTATTGGTGGCATGGTGGTTATGGAACTTACGCAAAATCATTTGGATATTTTTGAACTTCCCAGTTTAGTCAAATATCATCGTCGTGAAAATCAGAGTAAACCGCGCTTAATCTTAACGCATATTTTTAATAATTCGGCAACGCAGCGTGCTCGCGTTCTTGAAATTGGCGATATTGTAGAAGAGGTTAATGGTGAAAAAGTTTATACGCTAAAAGATTTTAGGCGTGCCGTGATGCAAAACAAAGATTTTTTATCGGTAAAAACTGAGTCTAAACGTTTTATGGTATTGGCAATAGAAACGGTAGTACAGGAAGAAGCTAAGCTTGCCAGCACAAATTTTTATAAGAAATCACAACTTGTGCAAGAGCTTGAAGCATAA
- a CDS encoding trypsin-like peptidase domain-containing protein has translation MSMFMIVRRLLACSLFLALGFPNVIVGKRRHATPTGQAVPAVENFEHKSPVRAHHNWSSICRAYGNAVLRITVCHNVMNIMEPYKIPDQSFSCGTGFVISGDGYVLTNFHVVNQGNPLYAQVPALGREYFELEFVGANPEKDVALVKIVDRDLEKIKKALGVEQLTYFSCGDSDGLAEAQEVLILGYPLGQENLKSSLGIISGRESTSVGECLQTTAPINPGNSGGPSLDENGNVVGICVLKAVGADTEGVAYLIPINNVRAMLAELIKNKITRPPCWGCKLTPVNEHTLKFLGNPTDGGVYVAKVSKGSLAQQAGLQKGDIVYAVNGTVIDRYGQLNVSWTRDKVSLRDFMARIELGSTATLTYYRNGKLLETSVVVAGTDSFAIKRYYPWYEDALPYEVLGAMVFVTLTLNHIDIFREIARYYPDFDMSMITKYEREEKRFEPRLIMTALLPTSSLHKTRCFREGDRIVSKINGVTVHTVQDLREAIIAGKGSEYLTIECEGGSFFCLLVRDIIQEEDILCQQYGYKKSELVHLLAEGLN, from the coding sequence ATGAGTATGTTTATGATTGTTCGTCGTCTGCTTGCCTGCTCGTTGTTTTTGGCATTGGGCTTTCCCAATGTGATTGTTGGTAAGCGTAGGCATGCTACGCCAACGGGACAAGCGGTACCAGCTGTTGAAAATTTTGAACACAAAAGCCCAGTACGTGCTCATCACAATTGGTCGAGTATTTGCCGTGCCTATGGCAACGCCGTGCTGCGCATTACCGTGTGCCACAATGTGATGAACATTATGGAGCCGTACAAAATACCAGACCAAAGTTTTAGTTGCGGTACCGGTTTTGTGATTTCAGGTGATGGTTATGTATTGACCAACTTTCATGTGGTTAACCAGGGCAATCCGCTGTATGCACAAGTGCCTGCGCTTGGCCGTGAATATTTTGAACTTGAGTTTGTTGGTGCAAACCCAGAAAAAGATGTGGCATTGGTAAAAATTGTTGATCGTGATTTAGAAAAAATTAAAAAGGCGTTGGGGGTTGAGCAGCTGACTTATTTTTCGTGTGGTGATTCAGATGGTTTGGCTGAAGCGCAAGAAGTGTTAATTTTAGGCTATCCACTTGGCCAAGAAAATTTAAAGAGTTCGTTGGGCATTATTTCGGGGCGCGAAAGCACCAGTGTTGGGGAATGTCTTCAAACAACGGCGCCTATTAATCCTGGCAATTCTGGCGGGCCGTCGCTTGACGAAAATGGCAATGTAGTTGGTATTTGTGTACTCAAGGCAGTGGGTGCCGACACTGAAGGCGTTGCGTATTTAATTCCTATTAACAATGTTAGAGCCATGCTTGCTGAGTTAATTAAAAATAAAATTACGCGTCCTCCCTGCTGGGGCTGCAAGCTGACGCCGGTTAACGAACATACGCTCAAATTTTTGGGCAACCCAACCGATGGTGGTGTTTATGTTGCCAAAGTAAGCAAGGGCTCGCTGGCCCAACAAGCTGGCTTGCAAAAAGGCGATATTGTGTACGCAGTAAATGGTACGGTAATCGACCGTTACGGCCAGCTTAATGTTTCGTGGACGCGCGACAAAGTTTCATTGCGTGATTTTATGGCGCGCATAGAGCTTGGCAGCACTGCTACCTTGACGTATTATCGCAATGGGAAACTTCTTGAAACATCAGTTGTTGTAGCTGGAACTGATAGCTTTGCCATCAAGCGCTACTACCCGTGGTATGAAGATGCGTTGCCGTACGAAGTTTTGGGAGCCATGGTTTTTGTAACATTAACGCTTAATCATATCGACATATTCAGAGAGATTGCTCGCTATTATCCTGATTTTGATATGTCCATGATTACTAAGTACGAGCGCGAAGAAAAACGCTTTGAGCCGCGTTTGATTATGACCGCTCTTTTGCCAACATCAAGTTTGCACAAAACGCGCTGCTTTAGAGAAGGCGATCGCATTGTGAGCAAAATTAATGGCGTTACCGTGCACACCGTGCAAGACCTGCGTGAGGCAATTATTGCCGGCAAGGGCAGTGAATACCTGACCATTGAATGCGAAGGCGGTTCATTTTTCTGTTTACTGGTGCGCGACATTATTCAAGAAGAAGATATTTTGTGCCAGCAATATGGTTACAAAAAATCTGAACTAGTTCATTTGTTGGCTGAAGGGTTGAATTAG
- a CDS encoding Holliday junction branch migration protein RuvA codes for MIDFLVGNIQEVNEKSVTLDMKGIGVTIGVPQAHKLEKDKDIHLFTYLHWNQEQGPSLFGFLSKLDRKVFLMVIDCPKIGPSIAMSILSQLTANQFLEAVSTNDEKTLSSISGIGAKKAEQIIVQLKHKVQKLLLSHEIAFEEQASFVQWQNVNEVLGSLNYSKPEIAKVMSYLTEKYKSQNCSLDQLIRSALSYLSGNP; via the coding sequence GTGATTGATTTTCTGGTAGGCAACATTCAAGAAGTAAACGAAAAGTCGGTAACGCTGGACATGAAGGGCATTGGGGTAACTATTGGCGTACCGCAGGCTCACAAACTTGAAAAAGATAAAGACATTCATTTATTTACCTACCTGCACTGGAACCAAGAACAAGGTCCCAGCCTCTTTGGTTTTCTTTCAAAACTTGACCGCAAAGTTTTTTTGATGGTGATTGATTGTCCCAAAATTGGCCCCAGTATTGCCATGAGCATTTTATCGCAACTGACCGCCAACCAATTCCTTGAAGCAGTCAGCACCAACGACGAAAAGACATTAAGCTCCATCAGCGGCATTGGCGCTAAAAAAGCCGAACAAATTATTGTGCAACTTAAACATAAAGTCCAAAAATTATTACTCTCACACGAGATTGCATTTGAAGAACAGGCAAGCTTTGTACAATGGCAAAATGTCAACGAAGTACTTGGTTCACTCAATTATTCTAAACCTGAAATTGCCAAAGTTATGAGTTATTTGACTGAAAAATATAAGAGCCAAAACTGCTCGCTGGACCAACTTATCCGCTCTGCACTCTCGTATCTTTCAGGCAACCCTTAA